The following are encoded in a window of Spea bombifrons isolate aSpeBom1 chromosome 2, aSpeBom1.2.pri, whole genome shotgun sequence genomic DNA:
- the TSPAN31 gene encoding tetraspanin-31 codes for MGCGGFTCYKNALCALNVVYMLVGLLLIGVAAWGKGFGIVSSIHIIGGVIAIGVFLLLIAIVGLIGAVSHHQVMLFIYMVVLILVFIFQLVVSCSCLAMNTSQQVHLLNVTWSRMSNDTRMELEKSLNCCGLLNTTESRTQFNMDYSLCRSECLLQDQKCLTCGDKMLKHADEALKILGGVGLFFSFTEILGVWLAFRYRNQKDPRANPSAFL; via the exons ATGGGTTGTGGCGGCTTCACCTGTTACAAAAATGCGCTTTGTGCGCTCAACGTGGTGTATATG CTGGTGGGCTTACTCCTGATTGGCGTGGCAGCGTGGGGCAAAGGATTTGGAATAGTCTCCAGCATTCATATAATCGGAGGAGTCATTGCCATTGGAGTTTTCCTTCTGCTTATTGCAATCGTTGGCTTAATCGGGGCAGTCAGTCACCATCAAGtgatgttatttatt TACATGGTTGTTTTGATTCTGGTCTTTATATTCCAGCTTGTTGTGTCATGCTCATGCTTGGCAATGAATACTTCACAACAG GTGCACTTGTTAAATGTAACTTGGAGCCGGATGAGCAACGACACTCGTATGGAGTTGGAGAAATCCTTAAACTGCTGCGGGCTGCTGAATACCACAGAGAGCAGGACACAGTTTAACATGGATTATTCTCTCTGCAGATCG GAATGTCTACTGCAGGACCAGAAATGTCTCACGTGTGGTGATAAAATGCTAAAGCATGCCGATGAAGCCTTAAAAATCCTTGGAGGAGTTGGGCTGTTCTTCAGTTTCACAGAG ATTTTAGGAGTGTGGCTTGCCTTCCGTTACAGGAACCAGAAGGATCCCCGTGCAAACCCCAGCGCTTTTCTATAG